The sequence GGCGCGGGTGAAGGCGAGGTCACTGGACTGGGGGAACGGCTGCGTCCACTTCCGATAGGTGTGGATGAAGTCGAGCGGCCTGCCGAGTGCACGTTCGAACTGTCTGACGGCAGAGACCCGGGTGCTCTGCAGGAGCGGTGTGGCCTTCACCCACGCGCCGACGTATGCGCCGTGCGCCGGTACCGGGGGGCCCGACTGCGGATTCTGTGTCGGTCCGCCCGGCGACCCTGAGCCGCTTGCCGAGGGTGTCGACGCCGTCGATGACGTCGACGAGGAGCATCCGGCGAGAATTCCGGCCAGGACGGCGAGACCTGCGACGGCTGCCACGCCCGCGCGCAGACGCCGGCGAGGACGCGGTGCGGTGGCCGGCGGGCTATTCACTCGAGATCCTCGGTGCCGTCGGTGACTCTGCATCGAGCTGCCCGAGCCGGGCATTGGTCTCATCGGTCAGTTCTCGCACCCGCTCGATCTCCTCTGGCGTCAACCGCTCGCGGTAGGAGCCGAGGGATGCCTTGCTGTCCATCGGCCGGTACGCCGTCCGGGACACACCTCCGCGCAACGTCCATGCGTGCGAGTTCGTGGTGCCGCCCGACCCGGTGGTCGCCGCGACGAGCGCCGATCGGACCCGCTCGTCCCACGGGAGCGCACAGATGTCGTACAGGGCGTGGAATTCCGCGACCGGGTCCGAGGCCAACGACTCGTAGCGGACGAGGTGCAGCGCCGGGTTCGCCGCGCACAGCTGGGCTACCGCGTCGTAGACCGCGCACCACAGCAGGGCGATCTTCGCGACGTGGTCCTGCGACCCGACGAGCGCCCGCATGCGCTCGTCGTACGGTCCGAGCAGATCGCGCATCAGCAGCGGCTGCTCGAGCAGCTCGTGGAAGTACGTCGTCCAGCCGAGCCGGCGCCAGCTCCCGACGATGGCGACGGGATCGCGGACCAGCACGACGGCGGTGGCGCCGAGCCGATCGGCGATCCATGCGGAGGAGAGCACGGCGAAGGGATCGTCGAAGAGGGCGCGTCGGCCGCGGAGGCGACCCGACTCGAATGCGGTCAGGTACTTCACCATCCGGCCGAGGTCATAGGCGGACCGGTTCGTGCGGAGTTCGGCACGCAGCCCGTAGCGCAGCGACGCGGTCCGCCGGAATGCCGGGAGCCAGTCCTCCTCGTTGTCGGCGCAGATGTACTGGAACCGGTGGGTCACCCGGGCGTCGAGCAC comes from Mycobacteriales bacterium and encodes:
- a CDS encoding sulfotransferase → MGAPQDRPGPLLVTGLPRTGTSWVGKMLELSNAVVYVNEPLNPQHPPGHSPGVLDARVTHRFQYICADNEEDWLPAFRRTASLRYGLRAELRTNRSAYDLGRMVKYLTAFESGRLRGRRALFDDPFAVLSSAWIADRLGATAVVLVRDPVAIVGSWRRLGWTTYFHELLEQPLLMRDLLGPYDERMRALVGSQDHVAKIALLWCAVYDAVAQLCAANPALHLVRYESLASDPVAEFHALYDICALPWDERVRSALVAATTGSGGTTNSHAWTLRGGVSRTAYRPMDSKASLGSYRERLTPEEIERVRELTDETNARLGQLDAESPTAPRISSE